A part of Phoenix dactylifera cultivar Barhee BC4 chromosome 2, palm_55x_up_171113_PBpolish2nd_filt_p, whole genome shotgun sequence genomic DNA contains:
- the LOC103708410 gene encoding double-stranded RNA-binding protein 6, with amino-acid sequence MYKNQLQELAQRSCFNLPSYTCIREGPDHAPRFKATVNFNGEVFESPSFCTTLRQAEHSAAEVALHALANRGPSHSLAARILDETGVYKNLLQEIAQRVGAPLPSYTTVRSGLGHLPVFTCTVELAGIIFTGEPAKNKKQAEKNAAMAAWSSLKQLAKQSASSSSEPENNDEQEQIIIARALLNYRLKEKMAMANNPNATPFPKKFPIQPDRKPSFQPSPSTGSKILPLIRPKSSPRIRPTSPATTDGGPPSPFLQPENRSTRPQKFPAAGAAPYVPVRHYRMPCHGMAPPVTIRTAVPVFSAPPLPPPPAHPPRADHRHQLPPLMGPPIRMASPVRVRPAVPAFAAPPPAPAKTPAVPVQVKEPPAPANTPAISVQVKQPPAPASTPVITVQAKEPPPVMAASPPAKPPVEKEENVDGGAAKDLEESTVIERLKQLEI; translated from the exons ATGTATAAGAATCAGTTGCAGGAGCTGGCGCAGCGGAGCTGCTTCAATCTGCCGTCGTACACTTGCATAAGGGAGGGGCCGGACCATGCTCCGAGGTTCAAGGCCACCGTCAACTTTAACGGCGAGGTCTTTGAGAGCCCGAGCTTCTGCACGACGTTGAGGCAGGCGGAGCACTCCGCGGCCGAGGTCGCCCTCCACGCCCTCGCCAACCGGGGCCCCTCCCACTCCCTCGCCGCCCGGATCCTG GATGAGACGGGGGTTTACAAGAACCTTCTACAGGAAATTGCTCAAAGAGTTGGAGCTCCACTGCCATCATACACAACCGTGCGCTCCGGCCTTGGACACCTACCTGTCTTCACGTGCACAGTGGAGCTTGCTGGGATCATATTCACAGGGGAGCCAGCTAAGAACAAGAAGCAGGCAGAGAAGAATGCTGCTATGGCAGCATGGTCTTCACTAAAACAAT TGGCAAAGCAATCAGCAAGCTCATCAAGCGAACCTGAGAACAACGACGAGCAGGAGCAGATCATAATTGCCCGGGCTCTCTTGAACTATCGCCTGAAGGAAAAGATGGCAATGGCCAACAACCCCAATGCGACACCATTCCCAAAGAAGTTTCCTATACAGCCAGATAGAAAGCCATCATTTCAGCCTTCTCCATCCACCGGGTCGAAGATCTTACCTCTGATCCGACCGAAATCTTCTCCAAGAATCCGCCCAACCTCCCCAGCAACGACTGATGGTGGTCCTCCATCTCCCTTCCTGCAACCAGAAAACCGCAGCACCCGGCCTCAGAAGTTCCCTGCAGCTGGAGCAGCTCCATATGTACCAGTTCGGCACTATAGAATGCCTTGCCATGGCATGGCGCCTCCGGTAACAATAAGGACGGCGGTGCCGGTCTTTTCAGCTCCGCCCCTTCCACCACCACCAGCACACCCACCACGAGCAGATCATCGGCATCAGCTTCCTCCACTTATGGGCCCACCGATTCGTATGGCTTCACCTGTTCGTGTCAGACCGGCCGTGCCAGCCTTTGCTGCTCCACCCCCAGCCCCAGCTAAAACTCCAGCGGTCCCAGTTCAGGTAAAGGAACCCCCAGCCCCAGCTAATACTCCAGCGATCTCAGTTCAGGTAAAGCAACCTCCGGCTCCAGCTAGTACTCCGGTTATCACAGTTCAGGCAAAGGAACCACCACCAGTTATGGCAGCCTCCCCTCCAGCTAAACCTCCAGTGGAGAAAGAGGAAAATGTTGATGGTGGTGCTGCGAAGGATCTGGAAGAGTCTACCGTGATAGAGCGCTTGAAGCAGCTCGAGATCTGA
- the LOC103708409 gene encoding uncharacterized protein LOC103708409 — protein sequence MAGRREHAYRFFTPVTGPESTWLGSDEFDEADVWGCALEPRPAEHHKPVTAATWSERKKTVKRDRVTAEPASLPMGIPDWSKILREEYRGSNSHSNSGRDLEDDDDDDDEGVGSGPVIPPHELLWRNRVASFSVHEGIGRTLKGRDLSRLRNAVWEKVGFQD from the coding sequence ATGGCAGGGAGGAGAGAGCACGCGTACCGGTTCTTCACGCCGGTTACGGGGCCCGAATCCACCTGGCTGGGCTCGGACGAGTTCGACGAGGCCGACGTCTGGGGGTGCGCGCTCGAGCCCAGGCCGGCCGAACACCACAAGCCGGTCACCGCCGCCACCTGGTCCGAGCGGAAGAAGACGGTGAAGCGCGATCGCGTCACCGCCGAGCCCGCGTCCCTCCCGATGGGCATACCGGACTGGTCCAAGATACTGCGAGAGGAGTACAGAGGGAGCAACAGCCACAGCAACAGCGGGAGGGATTTGGAGGACgatgacgacgacgacgacgagggGGTGGGCAGCGGGCCGGTGATCCCGCCCCACGAGCTGCTGTGGCGGAACAGGGTGGCCTCGTTCTCGGTCCACGAGGGGATCGGGCGGACCCTCAAAGGCCGGGACCTCAGCCGGCTCCGGAACGCGGTCTGGGAGAAGGTCGGCTTCCAGGACTGA
- the LOC103708411 gene encoding homeobox-leucine zipper protein HOX9-like isoform X1, which yields MATTMAVRSGGGGGLEKEPMDTGKYVRYTAEQVEALERVYGECPKPSSVRRQQLIRECPILANIEPKQIKVWFQNRRCREKQRKEASRLQAVNRKLTAMNKLLMEENERLQKQVTQLVHENAYMRQQLQNASLANDTSCESVVTTPQNALRDASNPAGLLSIAEETLAEFLSKATGTAVDWVQMPGMKPGPDSIGIVAISHCTNGVAARVCGLVSLEPTKIAEILKDRPSWFRDCRSLEVFTMFPAGNGGTIELVYMQTYAPTTLAPARDFWTLRYTIGLEDGSLVVCERSLSGSGGGPHATAAHQFVRAEMLPSGYLIRPCDGGGSIVHIVDHLDLEAWNVPEVLRPLYESSRIVAQKMTTAALRHVRQIAQEMNGEVVYTLGRQPAVLRTFSQRLSRGFNDAINGFVDDGWSLMGGDGVEDVVVATNTSKKISAQANSANAFSVSGGVICAKASMLLQNVPPALLVRFLREHRSEWADYNIDAYSAASLKTGSCSFPGLRPLRFSGSQIIMPLAHTVENEEFLEVVRLEGQAVAQDEAILSRDVHLLQLCSGIDENAVGACFQLVFALIDELFPDDAPLLPSGFRVIPLDTKSEGLSSSRTLDLASSLEVGSATNRCAGDTPTIDHNLRSVLTIAFQFPYEVNLQDSVAAMARQYVRSIVSSVQSVSLALSPSRPGLHVGQRLLPGSPEAVTVARWICQSYSYYLGMELLRYDGETGESLLKMLWHHQDAILCCSFKMQPIFTFANQAGLDMLETTLVALQDISLDKIFDESGRKALCSEFAKLMEQGYAYLPAGVCLSGMGRHVSYEQAIAWKVPGEDSNVHCLAFCFMNWSFI from the exons ATGGCCACGACAATGGCGGTGAGAAGCGGCGGGGGTGGTGGTTTGGAGAAGGAGCCCATGGACACGGGGAAGTACGTGAGATACACGGCAGAGCAGGTGGAAGCGCTCGAGAGGGTCTACGGTGAGTGCCCGAAGCCGAGCTCGGTGCGCCGTCAGCAGCTGATCCGTGAGTGCCCGATCTTGGCCAACATTGAGCCGAAACAGATTAAGGTCTGGTTCCAGAACCGAAG GTGTCGTGAGAAGCAAAGAAAAGAGGCTTCTCGGCTTCAGGCTGTTAATAGAAAGTTGACTGCGATGAATAAGCTTTTGATGGAGGAAAATGAGCGCCTTCAGAAGCAGGTCACACAGCTGGTTCATGAGAATGCTTACATGCGACAACAGCTACAGAAT GCGTCACTGGCTAATGACACAAGCTGTGAATCAGTTGTGACCACTCCCCAAAATGCTCTAAGAGATGCAAGTAATCCTGCTGG ACTCCTGTCCATTGCTGAGGAGACCTTGGCAGAGTTCCTTTCAAAGGCTACAGGGACTGCTGTCGATTGGGTCCAGATGCCTGGGATGAAG CCTGGTCCGGATTCGATTGGGATTGTTGCTATTTCACATTGTACCAATGGGGTGGCAGCACGAGTGTGTGGTCTAGTGAGTTTAGAGCCTACAAAG ATTGCAGAGATCCTCAAAGATCGTCCATCATGGTTCCGTGATTGTCGGAGCCTTGAAGTCTTCACTATGTTTCCTGCTGGAAATGGAGGTACAATTGAACTTGTGTACATGCAG ACTTATGCTCCAACTACATTAGCTCCTGCACGTGACTTTTGGACTCTTAGGTACACCATAGGTTTAGAAGATGGTAGTCTTGTG GTTTGTGAGAGATCTTTGAGTGGTTCTGGTGGTGGCCCTCATGCGACTGCTGCTCACCAATTCGTAAGAGCTGAGATGCTTCCCAGTGGATATTTGATTCGGCCATGCGATGGCGGGGGCTCAATTGTCCACATAGTGGACCATTTGGATTTGGAG GCATGGAACGTTCCAGAAGTACTGCGACCACTTTATGAGTCATCCAGGATAGTGGCTCAGAAGATGACTACTGCG GCACTGCGTCATGTAAGACAAATAGCACAGGAAATGAATGGCGAAGTGGTCTATACTTTGGGTAGACAGCCTGCTGTTCTGCGAACTTTTAGCCAAAGATTAAGCAG AGGCTTTAATGATGCTATCAATGGTTTTGTTGATGATGGCTGGTCACTTATGGGTGGTGATGGTGTGGAGGATGTAGTAGTTGCTACTAACACATCAAAGAAAATCAGTGCTCAGGCCAATTCTGCTAATGCTTTTTCAGTGTCTGGAGGTGTCATCTGTGCTAAGGCATCAATGCTACTGCAA AATGTCCCTCCAGCTTTGCTGGTTCGGTTTCTGAGGGAGCACCGTTCCGAATGGGCTGATTACAATATAGATGCATATTCTGCAGCATCATTGAAAACTGGCTCATGTTCCTTTCCTGGATTGAGGCCTCTTAGATTTTCTGGGAGCCAAATTATCATGCCTCTGGCTCACACAGTGGAGAATGAGGAG TTTCTTGAAGTAGTTCGTCTTGAAGGCCAGGCTGTTGCTCAAGATGAGGCTATTTTATCCAGGGATGTTCATCTCCTACAG CTTTGTAGTGGAATCGATGAAAATGCTGTGGGAGCTTGCTTTCAACTTGTTTTTGCACTGATTGATGAACTTTTCCCAGATGATGCTCCACTTTTACCTTCTGGTTTCCGTGTGATACCATTGGATACGAAATCA GAAGGTTTGTCTTCTAGTCGTACATTAGATCTAGCATCTAGCCTTGAAGTAGGCTCTGCCACAAATCGCTGTGCTGGTGACACGCCCACAATTGATCACAACTTGCGATCAGTGTTGACAATTGCCTTTCAATTTCCCTATGAAGTGAACCTTCAAGACAGTGTTGCTGCAATGGCCAGGCAGTATGTTCGAAGCATTGTCTCATCAGTACAAAGCGTCTCCTTGGCATTATCTCCTTCCCGACCTGGTTTGCATGTGGGGCAGAGGCTACTACCAGGTTCTCCAGAAGCTGTCACCGTTGCTCGGTGGATTTGTCAGAGCTACAG TTACTACTTGGGGATGGAGTTGCTGAGGTATGATGGTGAAACTGGAGAATCCTTGCTGAAAATGCTGTGGCATCATCAAGATGCCATTTTGTGCTGCTCTTTCAAG ATGCAACCAATTTTCACCTTTGCGAACCAGGCAGGGCTTGATATGTTAGAAACAACACTGGTTGCCCTGCAAGACATCAGTCTCGATAAGATTTTTGATGAATCTGGGCGGAAAGCTCTATGCTCCGAGTTTGCAAAGTTGATGGAACAG GGTTATGCTTACCTACCGGCTGGTGTTTGCTTGTCTGGGATGGGCCGCCATGTTTCCTATGAGCAAGCTATTGCCTGGAAAGTCCCTGGTGAAGACAGCAACGTCCACTGTCTGGCTTTCTGTTTTATGAACTGGTCTTTTATTTAA
- the LOC103708408 gene encoding 60S ribosomal protein L12-3: protein MPPKFDPSQVVDVYVRVTGGEVGAASSLAPKIGPLGLSPKKIGEDIAKETAKEWKGLRVTVKLTVQNRQAKVMVVPSAAALVIKALKEPERDRKKTKNIKHNGNISLDDVIEIARVMRPRSMAKDLAGTVKEILGTCVSVGCTVDGKDPKDMQQEITDGDVEIPSE from the coding sequence ATGCCGCCCAAGTTCGATCCATCGCAGGTGGTCGACGTCTACGTCCGCGTCACCGGCGGTGAGGTTGGCGCGGCGAGCTCCCTGGCGCCTAAGATTGGTCCCCTGGGTCTCTCCCCGAAGAAGATCGGTGAGGACATTGCTAAGGAGACGGCCAAGGAGTGGAAGGGCCTCCGCGTCACCGTCAAGCTTACCGTCCAGAACCGCCAGGCCAAGGTGATGGTGGTGCCCTCCGCCGCTGCCCTGGTGATCAAGGCACTCAAGGAGCCGGAGCGCGACCGCAAGAAGACCAAGAACATCAAGCACAACGGCAACATCTCCCTCGACGATGTCATCGAGATCGCCCGGGTGATGCGTCCGAGATCCATGGCCAAGGACCTCGCCGGTACCGTCAAGGAGATCCTCGGCACCTGCGTCTCCGTGGGTTGCACCGTCGACGGCAAGGACCCCAAGGACATGCAGCAGGAGATCACTGACGGCGACGTCGAGATCCCCTCCGAGTGA
- the LOC103708411 gene encoding homeobox-leucine zipper protein HOX9-like isoform X2, with amino-acid sequence MNKLLMEENERLQKQVTQLVHENAYMRQQLQNASLANDTSCESVVTTPQNALRDASNPAGLLSIAEETLAEFLSKATGTAVDWVQMPGMKPGPDSIGIVAISHCTNGVAARVCGLVSLEPTKIAEILKDRPSWFRDCRSLEVFTMFPAGNGGTIELVYMQTYAPTTLAPARDFWTLRYTIGLEDGSLVVCERSLSGSGGGPHATAAHQFVRAEMLPSGYLIRPCDGGGSIVHIVDHLDLEAWNVPEVLRPLYESSRIVAQKMTTAALRHVRQIAQEMNGEVVYTLGRQPAVLRTFSQRLSRGFNDAINGFVDDGWSLMGGDGVEDVVVATNTSKKISAQANSANAFSVSGGVICAKASMLLQNVPPALLVRFLREHRSEWADYNIDAYSAASLKTGSCSFPGLRPLRFSGSQIIMPLAHTVENEEFLEVVRLEGQAVAQDEAILSRDVHLLQLCSGIDENAVGACFQLVFALIDELFPDDAPLLPSGFRVIPLDTKSEGLSSSRTLDLASSLEVGSATNRCAGDTPTIDHNLRSVLTIAFQFPYEVNLQDSVAAMARQYVRSIVSSVQSVSLALSPSRPGLHVGQRLLPGSPEAVTVARWICQSYSYYLGMELLRYDGETGESLLKMLWHHQDAILCCSFKMQPIFTFANQAGLDMLETTLVALQDISLDKIFDESGRKALCSEFAKLMEQGYAYLPAGVCLSGMGRHVSYEQAIAWKVPGEDSNVHCLAFCFMNWSFI; translated from the exons ATGAATAAGCTTTTGATGGAGGAAAATGAGCGCCTTCAGAAGCAGGTCACACAGCTGGTTCATGAGAATGCTTACATGCGACAACAGCTACAGAAT GCGTCACTGGCTAATGACACAAGCTGTGAATCAGTTGTGACCACTCCCCAAAATGCTCTAAGAGATGCAAGTAATCCTGCTGG ACTCCTGTCCATTGCTGAGGAGACCTTGGCAGAGTTCCTTTCAAAGGCTACAGGGACTGCTGTCGATTGGGTCCAGATGCCTGGGATGAAG CCTGGTCCGGATTCGATTGGGATTGTTGCTATTTCACATTGTACCAATGGGGTGGCAGCACGAGTGTGTGGTCTAGTGAGTTTAGAGCCTACAAAG ATTGCAGAGATCCTCAAAGATCGTCCATCATGGTTCCGTGATTGTCGGAGCCTTGAAGTCTTCACTATGTTTCCTGCTGGAAATGGAGGTACAATTGAACTTGTGTACATGCAG ACTTATGCTCCAACTACATTAGCTCCTGCACGTGACTTTTGGACTCTTAGGTACACCATAGGTTTAGAAGATGGTAGTCTTGTG GTTTGTGAGAGATCTTTGAGTGGTTCTGGTGGTGGCCCTCATGCGACTGCTGCTCACCAATTCGTAAGAGCTGAGATGCTTCCCAGTGGATATTTGATTCGGCCATGCGATGGCGGGGGCTCAATTGTCCACATAGTGGACCATTTGGATTTGGAG GCATGGAACGTTCCAGAAGTACTGCGACCACTTTATGAGTCATCCAGGATAGTGGCTCAGAAGATGACTACTGCG GCACTGCGTCATGTAAGACAAATAGCACAGGAAATGAATGGCGAAGTGGTCTATACTTTGGGTAGACAGCCTGCTGTTCTGCGAACTTTTAGCCAAAGATTAAGCAG AGGCTTTAATGATGCTATCAATGGTTTTGTTGATGATGGCTGGTCACTTATGGGTGGTGATGGTGTGGAGGATGTAGTAGTTGCTACTAACACATCAAAGAAAATCAGTGCTCAGGCCAATTCTGCTAATGCTTTTTCAGTGTCTGGAGGTGTCATCTGTGCTAAGGCATCAATGCTACTGCAA AATGTCCCTCCAGCTTTGCTGGTTCGGTTTCTGAGGGAGCACCGTTCCGAATGGGCTGATTACAATATAGATGCATATTCTGCAGCATCATTGAAAACTGGCTCATGTTCCTTTCCTGGATTGAGGCCTCTTAGATTTTCTGGGAGCCAAATTATCATGCCTCTGGCTCACACAGTGGAGAATGAGGAG TTTCTTGAAGTAGTTCGTCTTGAAGGCCAGGCTGTTGCTCAAGATGAGGCTATTTTATCCAGGGATGTTCATCTCCTACAG CTTTGTAGTGGAATCGATGAAAATGCTGTGGGAGCTTGCTTTCAACTTGTTTTTGCACTGATTGATGAACTTTTCCCAGATGATGCTCCACTTTTACCTTCTGGTTTCCGTGTGATACCATTGGATACGAAATCA GAAGGTTTGTCTTCTAGTCGTACATTAGATCTAGCATCTAGCCTTGAAGTAGGCTCTGCCACAAATCGCTGTGCTGGTGACACGCCCACAATTGATCACAACTTGCGATCAGTGTTGACAATTGCCTTTCAATTTCCCTATGAAGTGAACCTTCAAGACAGTGTTGCTGCAATGGCCAGGCAGTATGTTCGAAGCATTGTCTCATCAGTACAAAGCGTCTCCTTGGCATTATCTCCTTCCCGACCTGGTTTGCATGTGGGGCAGAGGCTACTACCAGGTTCTCCAGAAGCTGTCACCGTTGCTCGGTGGATTTGTCAGAGCTACAG TTACTACTTGGGGATGGAGTTGCTGAGGTATGATGGTGAAACTGGAGAATCCTTGCTGAAAATGCTGTGGCATCATCAAGATGCCATTTTGTGCTGCTCTTTCAAG ATGCAACCAATTTTCACCTTTGCGAACCAGGCAGGGCTTGATATGTTAGAAACAACACTGGTTGCCCTGCAAGACATCAGTCTCGATAAGATTTTTGATGAATCTGGGCGGAAAGCTCTATGCTCCGAGTTTGCAAAGTTGATGGAACAG GGTTATGCTTACCTACCGGCTGGTGTTTGCTTGTCTGGGATGGGCCGCCATGTTTCCTATGAGCAAGCTATTGCCTGGAAAGTCCCTGGTGAAGACAGCAACGTCCACTGTCTGGCTTTCTGTTTTATGAACTGGTCTTTTATTTAA